One window from the genome of Solea solea chromosome 13, fSolSol10.1, whole genome shotgun sequence encodes:
- the osgin2 gene encoding oxidative stress-induced growth inhibitor 2, with the protein MPLLEETTLPQEHPPIVPVVIIGNGPSGICLSYLLSGYTPYLDSATVHPNPILYKKLQETKHIPITEQDLEYLSEGLEGRSLNPVAVLFDTLLHPNADYGYEFPPVLQWRRDKQQHIPHLVLGRATPGGAWHAMEGSMLTISLGIWMELPGVNYRDLNNGKRRDVTSDRATPEEISSYYRNYVKLKGLQKNFVDNTYVTSVHKLYRGHDGEVLENGHTDEADVGVGDCGDEVFKGNGVECVNNGASGVLWEVRGFQQVQNDTHIPFCLFAENVVLATGASDSPIRLGVEGEDLPFVSHSVSDLGLAVGQRKLDMNSDPVLIVGAGLSAADAILCACNSNIKVLHVFRKSVDDADLIFKQLPKTMYPEYHKVYNMMCTQTYTNVAPSSAPNRPQAVSIASSVCAKMCPKPQLAIGNMGGNASVGLFPDYTSFPEHCVVSFQSDSKCLLQGINSLKAVKISMVLVLIGTNPSLFFLKGQGKYLGQDPTKPISCKQNPIDIHPYTFECTKEPGLFAMGPLVGDNFVRFLKGGALGIASCLLKRLKKKGNLITTVGNNFI; encoded by the exons ATGCCTCTTCTGGAAGAGACCACTCTGCCACAAGAGCACCCACCCATTGTCCCTGTTGTCATCATAG GCAATGGACCATCAGGCATCTGTCTCTCCTACCTGCTGAGTGGATACACACCCTACCTAGATTCGGCAACTGTGCACCCTAACCCTATACTATACAAGAAGCTACAGGAGACCAAGCACATACCCATCACTGAACAG GATCTGGAATACTTAAGTGAAGGTCTTGAGGGGAGGTCATTGAATCCAGTGGCGGTACTTTTTGACACACTGCTACACCCTAATGCTGACTATGGTTACGAGTTCCCTCCTGTCCTTCAGTGGAGGAGGGACAAGCAGCAACACATCCCACATCTGGTGCTGGGAAGAGCAACACCTGGCGGTGCTTGGCAT GCAATGGAAGGCTCCATGCTCACTATTAGTCTCGGCATCTGGATGGAGCTTCCCGGTGTCAACTACAGAGATCTAAACAATGGGAAACGCAG GGATGTAACCAGTGACAGAGCAACGCCAGAGGAGATCTCATCCTATTACCGTAACTATGTGAAACTAAAGGGGCTCCAAAAGAATTTTGTAGACAACACCTATGTGACCTCTGTCCACAAACTCTACCGGGGGCATGATGGGGAAGTTCTGGAAAATGGGCACACGGATGAAGCAGATGTAGGGGTGGGTGATTGTGGGGATGAGGTCTTTAAGGGAAATGGAGTTGAGTGTGTAAACAATGGAGCAAGCGGAGTTCTTTGGGAGGTAAGGGGATTTCAGCAGGTGCAGAACGACACACACATCCCCTTCTGTCTGTTCGCTGAGAATGTGGTTCTGGCCACGGGCGCGTCAGATTCACCGATTCGATTAGGCGTCGAGGGGGAGGACCTTCCATTTGTATCCCACAGTGTCTCAGACCTCGGCTTGGCTGTAGGCCAAAGAAAGCTGGACATGAACTCTGATCCAGTTTTGATTGTAGGTGCTGGTTTAAGCGCTGCAGACGCTATTCTGTGCGCttgcaacagcaacattaaggTGCTGCATGTTTTCCGCAAGAGTGTAGACGACGCGGATCTCATCTTCAAGCAGCTGCCGAAGACCATGTACCCAGAATACCACAAGGTTTACAACATGATGTGCACTCAGACCTACACAAATGTGgctccctcctctgctcctaACAGACCCCAGGCAGTTAGCATTGCCTCTTCTGTATGTGCCAAGATGTGTCCAAAACCCCAGCTTGCCATAGGTAACATGGGTGGTAACGCCAGTGTCGGTTTGTTTCCTGACTACACCAGTTTTCCTGAACACTGTGTGGTGTCCTTCCAGTCTGACTCCAAGTGCTTGCTGCAGGGGATAAACTCCCTAAAGGCGGTCAAGATCTCCATGGTCCTAGTGCTGATCGGGACCAACCCCAGCTTGTTCTTTTTGAAGGGGCAAGGAAAGTACCTGGGGCAGGATCCAACAAAACCCATCTCTTGCAAGCAAAACCCCATTGACATCCACCCTTACACTTTTGAGTGTACCAAGGAACCAGGTCTGTTTGCCATGGGTCCACTGGTGGGAGACAACTTTGTTCGATTTTTGAAGGGTGGCGCTTTAGGCATTGCCTCCTGTCTGCTGAAGAGACTCAAGAAGAAAGGGAATCTTATCACCACTGTCGGGAATaacttcatttga